In Streptomyces sp. NBC_00306, a single genomic region encodes these proteins:
- a CDS encoding glycosyltransferase 87 family protein: MKWPTSTRGRVLLVAGLAAAVALFLTTVPLHRDWFDLGVYYGTVEHWRDSGRIYDYLVPGTHYGFTYPPFAAVCMLPMTLVAWPGAVALSVLGNVAAGLVVLYWCAGALVDRQGWSRWYTFAVAFCLFALLEPVRDTFSFGQVNLLLLALVLTDAWLLSTGRARWAGLGIGLAAAIKLTPAVFIGYLLITRRWRAAATATGVAAAATILAVWVAPDASRVYWTEAMWNTDRVGSLAYVSNQSWQGVLARLSAPDDPSRAVWAIGVVVILAIWARRSTRAAAAGNELAGFALTGLTACLISPVTWVHHLVWVFPALAVLATAGLDHDRDDPRRRRLLRRAAVIYVVLCSSVVWLWSWDATGIDGFIGSNTYVWISLGLLLTLPVRGVRAEVPTAHPSLQPSGSATMGRCAHDTGSP, encoded by the coding sequence ATCAAGTGGCCCACGAGCACCCGCGGCCGGGTGCTGCTGGTGGCCGGCCTGGCGGCGGCCGTGGCGCTGTTCCTCACCACCGTGCCCCTGCACCGAGACTGGTTCGACCTCGGCGTCTACTACGGCACGGTCGAGCACTGGAGAGACAGCGGCCGTATCTACGACTACCTGGTGCCGGGGACGCACTACGGCTTCACCTATCCCCCGTTCGCCGCCGTGTGCATGCTGCCGATGACCCTGGTCGCCTGGCCCGGAGCGGTCGCGCTCAGCGTGCTCGGCAACGTCGCTGCCGGGCTCGTCGTCCTGTACTGGTGCGCCGGTGCGCTCGTAGACCGCCAGGGCTGGAGCCGTTGGTACACCTTCGCCGTCGCCTTCTGCCTGTTCGCGCTGCTCGAACCGGTCCGCGACACCTTCAGCTTCGGCCAGGTCAATCTGCTGCTGCTGGCGCTCGTGCTCACCGACGCCTGGCTGCTGTCGACGGGCCGCGCCCGCTGGGCGGGCCTTGGCATCGGGCTCGCCGCCGCGATCAAACTCACCCCCGCCGTCTTCATCGGCTACCTCCTCATCACCCGCCGCTGGCGCGCGGCCGCCACCGCGACGGGCGTCGCCGCCGCCGCCACGATCCTCGCCGTGTGGGTCGCGCCCGACGCCTCCCGCGTCTACTGGACCGAGGCGATGTGGAACACCGACCGCGTCGGCTCGCTCGCGTATGTCTCCAACCAGTCCTGGCAGGGCGTCCTCGCCCGGCTCTCGGCACCGGACGACCCCAGCCGAGCGGTGTGGGCGATCGGTGTCGTGGTGATCCTCGCGATCTGGGCCCGCCGGTCCACCCGCGCGGCCGCCGCCGGAAACGAACTCGCCGGCTTCGCCCTGACCGGCCTCACCGCCTGCCTGATCAGCCCCGTGACCTGGGTGCACCACCTGGTGTGGGTGTTCCCGGCCCTTGCCGTACTGGCCACCGCCGGCCTCGACCACGACCGCGACGACCCGCGACGACGCCGGCTGCTGCGCCGGGCGGCCGTGATCTACGTGGTGCTCTGCAGCAGCGTCGTCTGGCTGTGGAGCTGGGACGCCACCGGCATCGACGGGTTCATCGGCAGCAACACGTACGTCTGGATATCGCTGGGCCTGCTGCTGACGCTGCCGGTGCGGGGAGTGAGGGCCGAGGTACCCACCGCCCACCCGTCTCTGCAACCGTCAGGGTCTGCCACCATGGGCAGATGCGCGCACGATACGGGATCCCCCTGA